The Psychrobacillus sp. FSL K6-2836 nucleotide sequence CATTTGTAGTAGTAAATACAGATACGAAAGAAATTATGGGCACCACTCGTATTTATGGGGTGGATCAGACAAATTATAGCTGCGAGATAGGCTCTACTTTCTATGGGAAACAATATCAGCGTACGCACGTAAATACAACATGTAAGTACTTACTGTTAAAGTATTGCTTTGAGCAAATAGGTATGATTCGAGTTCAGTTTAAAACAGATGAATTGAATCTGTCTTCTCAAAGGGCAATCGAACGAATTGGCGGTAAAAAAGAGGGTATACTGCGTAATGAACGAATACGATCTAACGGCTCTGCTCGAAATGCGGTTGTATACTCAATCATTGAAAGTGAATGGTCGGAAGTGAAATACAAGCTTGTTCAATTAATGAATAAATATTCGTAATTATGCTTGGTTGAGCCAAACACCATTTAGCATTTACAATGGAAGTAACAACTTAAGGGGGTATAAAATAATGAGTAAATTAAACATTTCAATTATAGGGGTTCCAATGGACCTGGGTCAAAATAGACGAGGCGTCGATATGGGACCAAGTGCAATACGGTATGCGGGCGTAGTAGAAAGACTTCAAGAGCTTGGGCACTCAGTAGATGATGTTGGGGATATTGCGATTGGAAGAAGAGAGACATCTCAAAATACTAAATTACGTAATCTAGAAGAAGTAGTTGCAGCGAATACAATACTTGCTAATCGAGTTCACGATATTATTGGTGAAGGTAATTTTCCGATAGTACTTGGTGGTGATCATAGTATTGCTATAGGTACACTTGCAGGGTTAGCAGATCGTTATGATAATCTAGGAGTTATTTGGTATGATGCTCATGCAGACTTAAATACAGCCGAAACATCTCCTTCTGGAAATATCCATGGGATGCCACTTGCTGTAAGTATTGGCTTAGGTCATGAAGCGCTCGTGAATATTCGAGATTTTGCTCCAAAGATTAAACCAGAGAATGTTGTGATTATTGGTGCTCGTTCAGTTGATCCGGGAGAACGTGATCTTATTAGAGAAAAAGGGATTAAAGTATTCTCCATGCATGAAATTGACAAGCTTGGAATGTCGGAAGTAATGACTCAAACAATTCAGTATTTTAAGGATCGTAAAGTTGATGGGGTTCATCTTTCACTCGATTTAGATGGTTTAGATCCTTTATATACACCTGGGGTAGGAACTCCAGTAGCTGGAGGCATTACATACAGAGAAAGTCATTTAGCGATGGAAATGCTATATGCTTCAGAGATGGTTACTTCAGCTGAATTCGTAGAAGTAAATCCAATTCTCGATGAAAAAAATAAAACGGCTGATGTAGCGGTAGGATTAATGGGGTCACTATTAGGGGAAAGTCTTGTATAAAAATTTTTATTGTAACTAGTAGTGCTCAAAATAGAACGTTAAAACAGGTAAGGTATATCTCTGATAAGAAAAAGCGGACATGCAGTCTGCTTTTTTCTTTTTGATAATCCACACAAAGATGGAAATGTTTGATAATATTAAGATATAAAAAAAATGAAACCTGTTGATACCTTCATACGTATAGGTAAGACAGCCGCATGGAGCGGGGGCGAAATTACACGATGGATGCGTTAGTGAATAAACGAATAAAGCAAATATTAAAGGGCGATAAAGACGCATTCGCGGAGATTGTCGACCTGTATCAGCATAGGTTATATCAAATATGTTATAGGATGCTTGGTAACCGTCATGAGGCAGAGGATATAGCTCAGGAAGCGTTTGTCCGTGCTTTTATTAATATTCATACATTTGATCAAAAAAGAAAGTTTTCAACTTGGCTGTATCGAATTGCAACAAATTTATGTATTGATCGTATTCGGAAAAAGAAGCCGGATTACTATTTAGATGCGGAAGTTAGGGGTACAGAAGGACTTGATATGTATTCGCAAATAGCAGCGACTGATGAACTTCCAGAAGAAGAACTCATGAAGCTTGAACTACAGGAGCGTATACAGTATGAAATTAGTAGACTCCCTGATAAATATAGATCAGCTATCGTATTAAAATATATGGAAGAATTATCTCTGCAAGAAATAAGTGAGATATTAGATTTACCACTTGGAACAGTTAAAACAAGAATTCATAGAGGACGAGAAGCGCTTAGAAAACAGCTAAGCAGACAGCCTCATATCTAATATAGGAGGGAATCAAGATGAATGCGTGTCCAGAACGAATTGTTCACTTTATGCACGAATATTTAGATGGTGAAATCAGCCGTGAACATGAGCTGGAACTTAAATCTCATTTGCAATCATGCAAGGCTTGTCAAGCTCATATGCATGAGTTAAGCAATGTTGTTGCTTTCGTCAAAGGAGCTGCTCATATAGAAGCGCCAAATGATTTCAATCATTCTGTTATAGCTAGGTTACCAAAAGAAAAGTCCCATGCAGGAGTAAGTAAATGGTTGCGACGCCATCCAGTTCTTGCAGCTGCTGCAATGTTCCTTTTGTTGATGAGTAGTGCACTTTTTACAAACTTTAATGATGAGAAACAATTCTCCTTTACTAAACAAGAAAACGTTCTTGTGGAGGGAGAAACGGTTATTATACCCGAAGGACAAGTCGTTAAAGGTGATTTGGTCGTTCGTAACGGGGATGTTCAGATTGACGGAGAATTAGATGGAAACTTAACCATTATCAATGGATCTAAATATATGGCTTCTACTGCAGTAATTACCGGAACTAGTGAAGAAATCAATGAAGCTTTTGATTGGCTATGGTACAACATTAAAGATGGTGCGAAGGAAGTCGTCTCCTTCTTTGAAAAAGATGAGACAAAATAATGAAAAAGTCTATCCGTATATATTTTGGATAGACTTTTTTAGTTCCAAAAGCGAGGGATTTTCGTAATTATGTTATACTTAATTAGAATGGATTAGTGATGAAAAGTGGGGGATGCCACATGTCGTTTATGGAGCAATTTACAGATTTAATGCCAGTAAACGTTATTGTAAATATTTTGGATGTTTTATTTGTATGGTTTGTTATTTATAAAGTTATCACCTTAATAAAAGGAACTAAAGCAGTTCAATTGTTAAAAGGAATTTTTGTCATTGTCATTGCCCGAGTTGTGACTGACTTTTTTGGCTTAAATACGCTTGATTGGTTATTGGATCGAGTAATTGAGTATGGTTTCTTGGCAATTATTATTATTTTCCAACCAGAAATAAGAAGAGCGCTTGAGCAGATAGGTAGAGGAAAGCTATTCTCTAGAAGCACAATGCAAGTGGAAGAAGAGCAAGGTCGACTAATTACAGCAATGACGAAATCGATTAGTTATATGGCTAAAAGACGAATCGGAGCACTCATCTCTATAGAGAGAGAAACTGGTTTGACAGATTATATAGAAACGGGTATCCCGCTAAACTCCTATATCACATCAGAGCTACTTATTAATATATTCATCCCGAACACTCCACTTCATGATGGCGCTGTTATTATTAAAAAAGATACAATTGCTTCAGCAGCTTCCTATTTGCCGCTATCCGAAAGTCCTTTCATATCGAAAGAGCTAGGTACGAGGCATCGAGCTGCAATTGGCTTGAGTGAAGTGACGGATGCTATAACAATTGTTGTTTCAGAAGAAACTGGTGCGATTAGCTTAACTTCAAATGGAGATTTACGAAGAGATTTATCGATAGAGGAATTCGAGTCCCATTTAACTCGCCTTTGGTTTCCAAAGGAGGAGCAAGTAACTTCTTCTAAATGGTTGTGGAGGGGGAAACAAAATGGATAAGATGATGAATAATCCATGGTTCTTGCGAATAATTGCACTAGTATTAGCAATTGCACTTTTTATAAGTGTGAAAAGTGATATAGAAAGAGATAATACTAATAGAAGCAGCAATGATGTCGATGTAATTCGTGATATACCTCTGGAAGTTTATTATGACGATGATAATCTGGTAGTTACTGGTCCACCAAAGACCGTTAACGTAAATGTAGAAGGTCCTAGTCAATTGGTGTTATCGGCTAAATTGATGAAGGATTTTAAAGTATTTGTGGATCTTCGAGAACTAGCTATTGGTACTCATCGAGTTCCGATTGCAACGGAAAACTTCCCTGAAAAACTAAATATACGAACAGATCCTTTGTATGTGGATGTTGTGATCGAAGAGCGTATATCTCGAGAATTTAGCGTAGAAACGGACATGAATGAAAGCCTGTTAGCTGATAACTATGTGGTGAAGTCCTATGAGGTGAAACCACAAAAAGTAACGGTAACAGGAGCAAAAAGTGTTATTAATAGCATAGGTTATGTAAAAGCTACTATTTCAGGAGATCAAGGTATCAATAAGTCCTTTGATCAAGAAACAACGGTTAAAGTACTTGATCTAGACTTAAATAAGCTAGACGTTGTCGTTGAACCAAATTCTGTTCAAGTAAGTGTAAAAATTGAAGAGTATAGTAAAGAGGTACCGATAGCTCTAGTGAAACAAGGTAAACCCAAAGAAGGGGTCACCATAAATGGACTAACTACAAAGACAGAAAAAATTCGATTATATGGACCAAAATCAGTCCTTGATAAAATAGATCAGTTAAATGTCGATGTAGATATAAGTAAAATAGAAAAGTCTGGTAGCTTTGATATGAAACTAGCTGTACCAGAAGGGGTTACGAAATTATCTAAAGAAGCAGTAGAGATTACTGGCGACGTTACAATTACTTCTGACCCTGATGCGGAAGAAACAGATGAACAGGAAGAACCTGTCTCGACAATTACAGAAAAATCATTTGACCAAGTAGCCATCAATGTGAGAGGACTACCAGATAAACTGGTTAGTAATTTCGAAAAACCAGCAGACGGCATCGTCTCGGTTGTTGCAAAAGGAACAGCAGAGGCTTTAGACAAGGTTCAATTAAACAATTTTTCTGTATACGTAGAAGCAACTAATTCGGAGGTGGGAGAAAGCGTTCTTCCAATCCAAGTAGAGGGTTCATCTGATATAGAATGGGAAACTTCTGAACAAGAAGCAGTCCTTACGGTTAAAGAAGCTTAATAGGTTGTACAACAGGTTTTTAAGGAGAGAAGAATAAATGGAAAAATATTTTGGTACAGATGGAGTTAGAGGCGTTGCAAACTCAGAGCTAACACCAGAACTTGCATTTAAATTAGGTAGAGTTGGTGGATATATACTAACGAAGGAAGTAACAGAACGTCCGAAAGTATTGATTGGTCGGGATACTCGTATATCTGGTCACATGCTAGAGGGTGCACTTGTGGCTGGCCTTTTATCCGTAGGGGTTGAGGTAATGCGTCTAGGCGTTGTTAGTACACCTGCAGTAGCTTATTTAACAAGAGCAATGAGTGCAAGTGCTGGTGTGATGATTTCTGCCTCTCATAACCCTGTGGCAGATAACGGTATTAAATTCTTTGGCTCGGATGGATTTAAATTAACTGATGGACAAGAGGAAGAAATTGAGCAGCTATTAGATAGAGATATAGATGAATTACCACGTCCAACCGGAGCAGGTGTCGGAACGGTATCTGATTACTTCGAAGGTGGTCAAAAATACATTCAGTATTTGAAACAAACTATAGATGAAGAATTTGTAGGGATCCATGTAGCCCTGGACTGTGCAAATGGTTCAACATCGTCTCTTGGAACGCACGTATTTGCTGATTTAGATGCAGATCTATCTACAATGGGATCTTCACCAAATGGATTGAATATTAATGATGGCGTCGGTTCTACACATCCAGAAAACTTAGCGAAGTTTGTTCTAGAAAAAGGAGCAGATGTTGGGCTTGCTTTTGACGGAGATGGAGATCGACTAATTGCGGTAGATGAAAAAGGACAAATTGTAGATGGTGACCAAATTATGTATATTTGTGCCAAACATCTACATGCGAATGGACGTCTAAATAACGGGACAGTTGTTTCCACTGTGATGAGTAATATGGGCTTCTATAAAGCATTAGAAACACATGATATGGCAAGTGTTAAAACTGCGGTTGGAGATCGATACGTAGTAGAAGAGATGAAAAAGAATGGCTTCAACCTGGGCGGAGAGCAGTCAGGGCATATTATTTTCCTTGATTATAATACAACGGGTGATGGTTTATTAAGTGGTTTACAGCTCGTGAATATTATGAAAATAACAGGTAAAAAACTTTCTGAGCTTGCTGCCGAAATGACGATCTATCCACAAAAGCTTATTAATGTTCGAGTAACAGATAAACATGCTGTAACGGAAAATGAAAAAGTTGCAGCTATTATTAGTGAAGTAGAAAGTGAAATGGCTGGTAATGGTCGTGTCCTTGTACGTCCATCTGGCACAGAGCCGTTAGTCCGCGTAATGGTAGAAGCAGCAACCGAAGAGGAATGCGAAAGCTACGTAAACCGAATCGTAGAAGTTGTAAAAGCTGAAATGGGTCTAGAAGAATAAGTTTAAAAATCCGACATACATAGTGTGTCGGATTTTTATGTTTACTAGAGTAAATTTAGTGGAATAGTAAGAGTGAACAAACAATTAAGGAGTGAGGAAATGGCTAAGGTAGCAACATTAATCACAAATATGTTTGAAGACGTAGAATACACAGGTCCGGCACAGGCACTAAATGATGCAGGCCATGAAGTATTTGCAATTGAAAAAGAAGCAGGTAAAGAGGTAACAGGAAAAAACGGCGAAGCCACGGTGAAAATCGATTATGGCATTGACGAAGTGAAACCTGAAGACTTTGACGCATTATTTATACCTGGAGGTTTTTCACCAGATATTTTACGAGCAGATGATCGATTTGTTCAATTTGCTAAATATTTTATGGATGAGAAAAAACCAGTGTTTGCAATTTGTCATGGTCCACAATTACTCATCACAGCGAAAACGTTAGATGGTCGAGACGCGACAGGATACACGTCGATAAAAGTGGACTTAGAAAATGCAGGTGCAAAATTTCATGATGAAGAAGTATTCGTTTGCCAAAACCAACTAGTAACAAGCCGGAATCCAGACGATATTCCAGCGTTCAATAGAGAAATTGTAAAGCTGTTAGGTTGATAAAATAAACCTGCAACTGTGGGCATTGGACTCCTGCTGTTTCAAGTTTAGCCTTCAAAATCTGGACGCAATTACGCGGAGGCATAAATCTATATATCTAAAAATGCATCTTCTAATCATTAGAAGGTGCTTTTTTAAATTGCAAGAAAATTCATATTTATTTTAAGGAGTTCTTTTATTATACTTAAGAAATCAAATCATACCTGTAAAAATGGTATAAGAGGGAGTTCTTATGGATTATTTACATCACCCGTTTCAAGGAAAGCGTCATACAGTATTTTCGAAAAAAGGAATGGTTGCGACCTCACAACCTTTAGCTGCACAGGCGGGATTGGATATATTGAAAAAGGGCGGCAATGCAATCGATGCTGCTATAGCTACAGCAGCGGCGCTTACAGTAGTAGAACCCACCTCCAATGGAATTGGGGGAGACGCCTTTGCGTTAGTGTGGACAAAAGACAAGCTCTACGGTTTAAATGCTTCAGGTCCTGCTCCACACTCCATATCTGCCGAAGTGTTAAAAGAAAAAGGATACACCAAAATGCCTGCTTACGGGGTTATACCCGTGACGGTGCCAGGGGTTCCTGCCGCTTGGGCTGCGTTGTCAGAAAGATTTGGAAAACTGTCACTTCAAGAAGTTTTAGAGCCTGCTATTCAATATGCCGAGGAAGGGTATCCATTAACTCCAATACTAGGGAGGTACTGGAGGCTTGCGTATAACAAATATAAAACTACATTTACTTCAAAAGAGTTTAATGCTTGGTTTGAAACCTTTGCACCAAATGGTCGAGTTCCAGAAATAGGAGAGATGTGGAACTCACCTGGTCACGCACGGACACTTCGAGCGATAGGAGAAACGAATGCACGTGATTTCTATGAAGGAGAAATTGCAGAGAAAATTGATAAGTTTATGAAAAAACATGGAGGTTATTTATGCAAAGATGATCTTCTTACATATAAGGTGGAATGGGTAGAGCCTATTTCGGTCGATTATAAAGGTTATGATGTTTGGGAAATCCCACCGAATGGGCAAGGGATGATTGCTTTAATGGCACTAAATGTATACAAAAACTTGGGGGAACCAAAATGGCAAAGTGCGGAGACCATACACCATCAAATAGAAGCGATGAAGCTAGCTTTTACAGATGGTCAGGCGTTTATAACGGAGCCTGCTGAAATGCCGATAAGTATAGAGCACCTGTTATCAGAGGAGTACGCGAAAAATAGATCTAACGTTATAAATGAAGAAGCAGGTAATCCAGAAATTTATGATATCCCTAAAGGCGGGACAGTATATTTAGCTACAGCTGATGAAGAAGGTAATATGGTTTCTTATATCCAAAGTAACTATATGGGATTTGGTTCAGGAATAGTTATTCCAGACACAGGAATTGCCTTGCAAAATAGAGGTCATGACTTCTCTTTAGATGCCTCTCATCCTAATGTGTTAAAACCAGGGAAAAGAACATTTAATACTATCATTCCGGGCTTCCTAAGCAAAGACGGGAAGGCAGTAGGACCATTTGGTGTAATGGGAGGATATATGCAGCCACAGGGGCATTTCCAAGTAGTGACCAATACAATAGATTATTTGTTAAATCCCCAGGCAGCGCTAGATATGCCTCGTTGGCAGTGGATGAAAGGAAAAGTAATTCATGTAGAACCGGAATTCCCAAGCTACCTTTTACAAAATCTTATAGGTAAAGGGCATCAAATTCATGTTGCTTCAGACGGCGGTAGCTTTGGAAGAGGACAGATTATTTGGCGAAACGATGATACAGGAGTTCTTCAGGGAGGAACCGAGTCTCGTACAGATGGATCTATTGCAGCCTGGTAGATTATATGTAAGTAGAGAGCTATTACTTTTGTAATGGCTTCTTTAAGTTGAGTAAATCCTCCTGCACCCATTAAATTGACGAGCATACTATGAACATATATAATGTAGAAGTTGCCAATCTAACATTGGTAACCGCGTAGAAATGGAGGAAAGGTAACGCGTAAAACATAGAAAACAATTATAGCGCCAGAGCTGAAGAAATTGGACGGAAAATCATCTTCAGCAGACGAGGTGGAGGTTATCGAAATTTCGGCGGATGCCTCCCGACCGTATTTGCCCGGTTGTTATTCTTTTTCATAAAACATTCGAGTGATCGGATGACAAGTGGAAAAGAAGGCATTCTTAGCTTAATTGGCTACTACGCGTCTTGTGTAGGGAGCTTATTTTGACATGAATGTAAACGGAGGAATTTAGATTATGTGTGGAATTGTTGGATATATTGGGGAAACAGATGCAAAGGAAATTTTATTAAAAGGGTTAGAAAAATTAGAATACCGAGGCTATGATTCAGCAGGTATTGCTGTATTAAACGAAGATGGTGTAATGGTATTCAAAGAAAAAGGTCGCATTGCAGATTTACGCGACGTAGTAGATATAGAAGTAGGGGCAACAATTGGAATTGGTCATACTCGCTGGGCAACTCACGGCGTACCAAACCATGAAAATGCACACCCTCATCAAAGTACAACAAAACGTTTCACATTAGTGCATAACGGAGTAATTGAAAACTATCATTTGATGAAAAAAGCATATTTATCAGACGTGGAAATGGCTTCTGAAACAGATACAGAAGTAATTGTACAGCTAATAGAGCGTTTTTCTAAGGACGGATTATCTACAATTGATGCACTTCGCAAAACATTGCATTTAATACATGGATCGTATGCTCTTGCATTACTTGATAATGAGGACGAAGATACTATATATGTGGCAAAAAACAAATCACCATTACTAGTAGGGGTTGGAGAAGGATTCAACGTTGTAGCTTCTGATGCAATGGCAATGCTTCAGGTAACAGAGCAGTATGTGGAGCTTCATGACCAAGAAATAGTGATCGTTCGAAAAGATTCTGTAGAAATTCAAACATTGGAAGGCACAAAAGTGGAACGTGCTCCATACAAAGCAGAGCTAGATATGAGCGATATTGAAAAAGGAACATATCCTCACTATATGTTAAAAGAAATCGATGAGCAACCAGCTGTTATTCGTAAAATTATACAAGCGTACCAAAACGAGCAAGGGGAACTTTCAATTGACCCAGCCATTTTAACAGCACTTAAAGATGCTGACCGTCTGTACATCATTGCAGCTGGAACAAGCTTCCATGGTGGACTAATTGGGAAGGAATACTTTGAAAAAATTGCTGGTATCCCAGTAGAAGTGCATATTTCCAGTGAATTTGGGTATAATATGCCACTACTATCAGAAAAACCTATCTTTATGTTCTTAACACAATCAGGGGAAACTGCAGATAGCAGACAAGTTCTGGTGAAGATAAAACAATTAGGGTACCCAACTATCACGATGACAAACGTACCGGGATCTACTCTTTCCCGTGAAGCAGATCATACACTTTTACTACATGCAGGCCCAGAAATTGCCGTTGCTTCTACAAAAGCATATGTAGCACAGGTTGCAGTATTAATGGTAACTGCTTCTGTATATGCACAATCTCAAGGGAAAACTTTAGACTTTGATGTTGTGAAAGAATTAGGAATTGTAGCAAATGCTGTTCAAGCAATTGTAGATTCTAAAGAAGAGATGGAAGAAATTGCAAAAGAATTTTTAGCAACTACTAGAAATGCGTTTTTCATTGGACGTAACGTAGATTTCTACGTAAGCCAAGAAGGTGCATTAAAACTTAAAGAAATTTCATATATTCAAGCAG carries:
- the cdaA gene encoding diadenylate cyclase CdaA; this encodes MSFMEQFTDLMPVNVIVNILDVLFVWFVIYKVITLIKGTKAVQLLKGIFVIVIARVVTDFFGLNTLDWLLDRVIEYGFLAIIIIFQPEIRRALEQIGRGKLFSRSTMQVEEEQGRLITAMTKSISYMAKRRIGALISIERETGLTDYIETGIPLNSYITSELLINIFIPNTPLHDGAVIIKKDTIASAASYLPLSESPFISKELGTRHRAAIGLSEVTDAITIVVSEETGAISLTSNGDLRRDLSIEEFESHLTRLWFPKEEQVTSSKWLWRGKQNG
- the rocF gene encoding arginase — protein: MSKLNISIIGVPMDLGQNRRGVDMGPSAIRYAGVVERLQELGHSVDDVGDIAIGRRETSQNTKLRNLEEVVAANTILANRVHDIIGEGNFPIVLGGDHSIAIGTLAGLADRYDNLGVIWYDAHADLNTAETSPSGNIHGMPLAVSIGLGHEALVNIRDFAPKIKPENVVIIGARSVDPGERDLIREKGIKVFSMHEIDKLGMSEVMTQTIQYFKDRKVDGVHLSLDLDGLDPLYTPGVGTPVAGGITYRESHLAMEMLYASEMVTSAEFVEVNPILDEKNKTADVAVGLMGSLLGESLV
- a CDS encoding zf-HC2 domain-containing protein, which produces MNACPERIVHFMHEYLDGEISREHELELKSHLQSCKACQAHMHELSNVVAFVKGAAHIEAPNDFNHSVIARLPKEKSHAGVSKWLRRHPVLAAAAMFLLLMSSALFTNFNDEKQFSFTKQENVLVEGETVIIPEGQVVKGDLVVRNGDVQIDGELDGNLTIINGSKYMASTAVITGTSEEINEAFDWLWYNIKDGAKEVVSFFEKDETK
- the ggt gene encoding gamma-glutamyltransferase is translated as MDYLHHPFQGKRHTVFSKKGMVATSQPLAAQAGLDILKKGGNAIDAAIATAAALTVVEPTSNGIGGDAFALVWTKDKLYGLNASGPAPHSISAEVLKEKGYTKMPAYGVIPVTVPGVPAAWAALSERFGKLSLQEVLEPAIQYAEEGYPLTPILGRYWRLAYNKYKTTFTSKEFNAWFETFAPNGRVPEIGEMWNSPGHARTLRAIGETNARDFYEGEIAEKIDKFMKKHGGYLCKDDLLTYKVEWVEPISVDYKGYDVWEIPPNGQGMIALMALNVYKNLGEPKWQSAETIHHQIEAMKLAFTDGQAFITEPAEMPISIEHLLSEEYAKNRSNVINEEAGNPEIYDIPKGGTVYLATADEEGNMVSYIQSNYMGFGSGIVIPDTGIALQNRGHDFSLDASHPNVLKPGKRTFNTIIPGFLSKDGKAVGPFGVMGGYMQPQGHFQVVTNTIDYLLNPQAALDMPRWQWMKGKVIHVEPEFPSYLLQNLIGKGHQIHVASDGGSFGRGQIIWRNDDTGVLQGGTESRTDGSIAAW
- the glmM gene encoding phosphoglucosamine mutase, with the translated sequence MEKYFGTDGVRGVANSELTPELAFKLGRVGGYILTKEVTERPKVLIGRDTRISGHMLEGALVAGLLSVGVEVMRLGVVSTPAVAYLTRAMSASAGVMISASHNPVADNGIKFFGSDGFKLTDGQEEEIEQLLDRDIDELPRPTGAGVGTVSDYFEGGQKYIQYLKQTIDEEFVGIHVALDCANGSTSSLGTHVFADLDADLSTMGSSPNGLNINDGVGSTHPENLAKFVLEKGADVGLAFDGDGDRLIAVDEKGQIVDGDQIMYICAKHLHANGRLNNGTVVSTVMSNMGFYKALETHDMASVKTAVGDRYVVEEMKKNGFNLGGEQSGHIIFLDYNTTGDGLLSGLQLVNIMKITGKKLSELAAEMTIYPQKLINVRVTDKHAVTENEKVAAIISEVESEMAGNGRVLVRPSGTEPLVRVMVEAATEEECESYVNRIVEVVKAEMGLEE
- a CDS encoding GNAT family N-acetyltransferase produces the protein MAVLSEILTYGDVTLRPILVSDYELLWKLYEPEIFEYMLNKIESKEQLEQWLNAGIYQMNVAKTALAFVVVNTDTKEIMGTTRIYGVDQTNYSCEIGSTFYGKQYQRTHVNTTCKYLLLKYCFEQIGMIRVQFKTDELNLSSQRAIERIGGKKEGILRNERIRSNGSARNAVVYSIIESEWSEVKYKLVQLMNKYS
- a CDS encoding type 1 glutamine amidotransferase domain-containing protein gives rise to the protein MAKVATLITNMFEDVEYTGPAQALNDAGHEVFAIEKEAGKEVTGKNGEATVKIDYGIDEVKPEDFDALFIPGGFSPDILRADDRFVQFAKYFMDEKKPVFAICHGPQLLITAKTLDGRDATGYTSIKVDLENAGAKFHDEEVFVCQNQLVTSRNPDDIPAFNREIVKLLG
- the glmS gene encoding glutamine--fructose-6-phosphate transaminase (isomerizing), which produces MCGIVGYIGETDAKEILLKGLEKLEYRGYDSAGIAVLNEDGVMVFKEKGRIADLRDVVDIEVGATIGIGHTRWATHGVPNHENAHPHQSTTKRFTLVHNGVIENYHLMKKAYLSDVEMASETDTEVIVQLIERFSKDGLSTIDALRKTLHLIHGSYALALLDNEDEDTIYVAKNKSPLLVGVGEGFNVVASDAMAMLQVTEQYVELHDQEIVIVRKDSVEIQTLEGTKVERAPYKAELDMSDIEKGTYPHYMLKEIDEQPAVIRKIIQAYQNEQGELSIDPAILTALKDADRLYIIAAGTSFHGGLIGKEYFEKIAGIPVEVHISSEFGYNMPLLSEKPIFMFLTQSGETADSRQVLVKIKQLGYPTITMTNVPGSTLSREADHTLLLHAGPEIAVASTKAYVAQVAVLMVTASVYAQSQGKTLDFDVVKELGIVANAVQAIVDSKEEMEEIAKEFLATTRNAFFIGRNVDFYVSQEGALKLKEISYIQAEGFAGGELKHGTIALIEDGTPIIALATQQAVSLNIRGNVKEVVARGANPCIIAMEGHEEEGDRYVLPKVNELFAPLVAVIPLQLISYYAALHRDCDVDKPRNLAKSVTVE
- a CDS encoding CdaR family protein gives rise to the protein MDKMMNNPWFLRIIALVLAIALFISVKSDIERDNTNRSSNDVDVIRDIPLEVYYDDDNLVVTGPPKTVNVNVEGPSQLVLSAKLMKDFKVFVDLRELAIGTHRVPIATENFPEKLNIRTDPLYVDVVIEERISREFSVETDMNESLLADNYVVKSYEVKPQKVTVTGAKSVINSIGYVKATISGDQGINKSFDQETTVKVLDLDLNKLDVVVEPNSVQVSVKIEEYSKEVPIALVKQGKPKEGVTINGLTTKTEKIRLYGPKSVLDKIDQLNVDVDISKIEKSGSFDMKLAVPEGVTKLSKEAVEITGDVTITSDPDAEETDEQEEPVSTITEKSFDQVAINVRGLPDKLVSNFEKPADGIVSVVAKGTAEALDKVQLNNFSVYVEATNSEVGESVLPIQVEGSSDIEWETSEQEAVLTVKEA
- the sigW gene encoding RNA polymerase sigma factor SigW, with the protein product MDALVNKRIKQILKGDKDAFAEIVDLYQHRLYQICYRMLGNRHEAEDIAQEAFVRAFINIHTFDQKRKFSTWLYRIATNLCIDRIRKKKPDYYLDAEVRGTEGLDMYSQIAATDELPEEELMKLELQERIQYEISRLPDKYRSAIVLKYMEELSLQEISEILDLPLGTVKTRIHRGREALRKQLSRQPHI